The genomic window AAGTGTTTCATATAAAAGATTCGCTAtggctaaaacaataaaacaaaataaatgcacgTATAGCTatgaccacacacacaccccgcttGTATCACAGTTCAGGATTTGTAACTCGAATACTATTCTCCACTAAAAACGTGGAATTCTCCTGCCTTCTGTatggcagagaaggaaaacacgGAAACCCACCAAAGCTGTCAGATCAAGCTTGTAGCACACAgctaaaaaatatgtaaattgaaCAATTCATTGTATATTAATACAACAAAAACACCTATCATTACTTAtgagttctttctttaaaaacaaatcaccttggggcgcccgggtggctcagtcggtcaagcatcccacttcgactcaggtcacgatgtcttggttcctgagttcaagccccacaccaggttcTCTGCGATCAGTGCGAAGTTCGCTTCAGATCttcggtccccctctctctgcccgcccctgcTCGCagacgctctctttctctctctgcccctctcaaaataaataaactttaaaaaaaatgaaataattaaagtcTAAGGGGAGGGGAAACTACCTAATACAAAATTGTGTGAAATTTTAGTTTCAGTGTTAATACAATGTTGCATAAATAAAGCAAGATCACTTCTTCAGATATAAATGACATCGCATTACTTAGTTCTGGTAGGTGAAATCCAAATATTTATTCCCTCAGGCTTTCATTCACTAAATGTCATTTGTGTTTTCACTATGCTTGGTATAGTGTTAAATCAAAGGATTCTCACCAAAGCTACTTTAATTAATTTGCTTAAATTATAGCATAAATGCAGATTATCAAGTTCAATTCACTAAAACAATAAACTGACAATTAAATTGACACTAATGGCCCAAAGTTTAAGTACTtactgcagggcgcctgggtggctcagtctgtgaggggctctgcccctcccctgcatgccagtgctcgctctctcgctctctctcaaaataaataaataaacttaaaaactctACTGAAAGTCTGAGTTCCCTATACACTTGTCCCAAGCCATCCTTCCTGACATCTAGGGTGTCTACAAGCAACATTTGCTCTTTATTTGACCTATAAGAAGGGGCTCCAAGGCCccaaagaaaatatctaaaaagaaatccttcatgCTTTCTGATGTTATAAAATAGTATGTCCAAAGACTACTGAActaaaaatctgaaaatcagGTTTCGGGGGCCTGACCTGATACTAGGGTGACCAACTCTCCCAGGTGACCATCTCTCTTGAGATGAAAGGATCTCCCTGGATGGGGGGACCTTCAGTGGTAAAACGAAGAAAGTCCCAGGTAAATCAGGATGACAGCTAACTCATAAGCCACTGGGAGCACAGTTCCTTGGCCGCTGACATTTGGACAAGATAAAGGGCAAAGGAAGGGGACATGGTAGACCAGAAGGTCTCTAGGgctctttagttctttttttttttttttttttttaatgtttatttatttttgagagagagagacagagcatgagcgggggaggggcagagagagacggagacagaatccgaagcaggctccaggctccgagctgtcagcacagagcctgatgtggggctcaaacccacgaaccgtgagatcatgacctgagctgaagtcggatgcttaactgacccctAGGGCCCTTTAGTTCTAATTTACTGTCACACTATGAAATATTTACACCATATTTGTTTGACTGTATATTGCATACTATAAGTGAATGTACATTTATGTAGGATCAGAGGGCTCTGGAAATATTTTGTGAAGCTATGTATTAAGTTTGGGGTTACAGAAGCTTAACAGTGAAGCACAGCTAGGAggtttcagttttttatttttcatttctataacaaagaggaaaaataagctGCTTTTAGAAAATATCAAGCCAACAAAGGAAATCCTTCCAACACCAATATCCAATGTAACCCCatcttccccacctcccaggtCACAGGAGACCTAAGGAAGACATCTGgaccaaaacttaaaaacagaatactACTTTGACTTACTGACAGCCACTGTGAAAGAGcgtatttctacattttttaagaaaggaagaacTTACAAATGTGTGGTGACAAGTAACTGCGAAAACCAAGAGCCAAGCAAATGCAAATGCCAGTTTCAACCAGCAACCCACAGTACAAAAgagccataaaagaaaaagataaataaggccTTGCATTGTTAAGAGTATGTTGGCTTTTAAAGGCATTCTGTAATTTGTATCTTTAATCTGGAAAAAACCCCACCATCTTAGAGGATACAAAACAAGATATACCTAAGGTTAAGTTACAATCTCACATTTGGTAAAACCAGAACCAACATTCGGGTTTCCTCTTTCCTCACTGAGCATTCTAATAATTTAGGATAACATCTGACTTACTGGTATTAACACAGATCCTAATGAAAGTATCTGTGCTGTGACGATGGAGTTATGAGAAACGTCCAAATGCACAACTGAAAAATCGCCCTACTGAATGgcttttttaaaagcagtaacATTCAGGGAAAAGTTTCAAGAAAAACGCCTCTGTTCCTCAAAAATTACAATGTCCATGATACAGTCTCTTAACTCATGAAGTATTCTATAATTTCTTATCATCATTCTTAGTAAATGGGTAGCTGGATTAGTCATTAGACGTCCTTGGTCTGTCACCACCAACAGGAGATTTCTTGTTCCTTAAGGGCAGCCtcaaagtctgtgtgtgtgtgtgtgttcacacatgcGGCTCTACATGTGCACTTGTGGGTGTGGGCTTCTCCTTGCCTCTTCACACAGAAATCTCTCCCCCCAAATCAGTCAACGATAGCATGTGCCCAAACCTGTCACAGACGCTGTGGGGCTATGAAGGTGTGTGCCGGAAAGAGGGCCCCAGCCCTCaagataattataatttatttgggGACATAAGACATACTTCCATGAAGGCTTCTCAGTGCCAGCAAAATGGATGGCTGCCATGTTTTTATTAGTAATATGGGGATGCTTTCATCTGCATATTATTCGCATGAACCACAAGGCCCTAATCAAAAtaggtaagaaaaaataaatccatgccatttatttcaaatatattaaaatacaataagTAGACAATAAATAACAGAATTTATTTTGAGTATATAATAAGCAGCATACCAATACCAGTGTGCAATAGTAAAAAAGATGGGGTGAGATTCTTTTCATGGCCAAAATGTCACATAAACTCAGAAATTAGGGAAAAGGAATGGTTTTGCTATTATTACCCCAGCAATGGCAATGGCAAAGAAGTGTGGCTTCTTGAGGCTTTTCTCAAACCCTAAACATGTGTTAAGAATAAGCTGCTGGGCTAAGTAGGTTTTTAGACATCCAGGTTTTGGCCCTAATTCCTCCACAGTCATATCCTCTCTTGCCCTGGTTGTCTGCTTGTGCTAGTTGACGTTTGAACTAGATGATAGCTAATATTCTTTTAATGAACACTTCTGTTCTGTAATAAATATATCCAGGCCCCATCTCCTCTCCACCCACCCTCTCCACTCCCACTAAATTGCAGTatataacattaaattatttgtgaatctatgactttaattttttgtgtttatatattaaCTTCTTTATGGCAACTGGTTAACAAAGCAAAATCTTAATTCATATTGCTAAATTTTAGCACTAAACAGTCAACAGTTTTATATTATCTAATCCTAATAATCTACCCAGATTAATGTGGCATATTGTTCAATATTGTTACAAGAAGTTTTGGTGTAGCTGCAATTCAACATGGTGAAGCTCAGATCAAACAATTATGTATTCACTGCTTTTAGCTGGCTTAAAACTGGCTTAGCTACATAGCAACCAAGAgtaaggaaatatttaatttctctttttatgataATCCCGTGACAACATCTAAATATGACTTTGGTATAAAAAGGCTACATAAACATCCTTTCATCTGCTAAGTCTTATTAAACCCacggaaaaaaattaagagcagaAGTAGATAAATATGGGTTGTAATATCAAACTATTTCTATTATCATTCCTATGTTGGAAATATTCTTGTTTGGACATCTGAATGTTAGGACAATTATCACCTAGTCACAGCAGTGAATGAATTCAAGTAAAATGAACTCCaataaaatgctaaaacaatACAAGCTCCCCTCATTCTGAAATACTCTGTTGAGTCACTtcagtaaaaagataaaagaaatccaaaacggaaaaaagaaaacatgttcaaGCTTCCGTAAAGCTGTATGATAAGGTGaacaatagaaacaaaaataaatcagggaATTGAGAAATATGCTAGGAAAGTTTTTCAAATACTATCCTTGCTCATATCTAGCTCCATTATACAGTTTAAAATTTGgccaaatttttaaagtatttgttaaaCAGTTCCTGCATGTGACATATGTTTCCAGGATACTTCTGACATTGATATGAGagattataaaacatttagaaataaaaatgttactctccaacaaaaaaaaaaacactgtaactTCCAAGCTTCTTCTGAATTTCATAAGATgggaaaacatttggaaaatggtACCTTTTGGCTTTAAAACGTTCACATActatactttaaaacaaacacgAAAAGTGTAATTGTTCAAGGCAAGAAGAAGACaggcataaataaaataaggtccTAAAATTTATTCTAGGAGTCATTGTTTTCCCTTCACGGTCTCAATCCTGCTTACTCCATTATAAGTACATTTTTTCACCCCTTCAGCTGGGAAGGGTAATTTTCACCCTACCAACATGATGGTAGTACCACTGCAGCACTCACCCAGCAAGAAGCACATGATGACTAGGAAGGAGAGTCAACTCTTTCTATCAAACGAAGTGGATGCAAGAATTGATTTGCAATGCATTAATTTAGGAACTCAGCAGAGAGGCTTCTACTATATCTAGCTGATCTAAACTTGAGCTCATGGTAACACTGCACGAAGCTATGGTAGATAAAAGTGATAGGTAATGCCAAGAGAACAATCCCACTGACAACACAAACTCCTCCAAGAATTCTTCCGGGCATGGTGATAGGATACATATCTCCATAGCCAACTGTAGTCATAGAGATAATCACCCACCAGCAGGCAGCAGGGATGCTGGCGAAGTCCTTGTTGGATGTTTCCAGGTCCAACCCATGTTCAAGAAGCTGAGAAAGTGCACTAAAGATTGCCATGGCAACACAAATGAAGACAAGTAACATAACCATCTCTCGATAACATCGTTTGAGAGTCAAACCAAGTGTCTGGAGACCAATGAAGTGACGGGCAAGCTTAATCACCCAAAAAATCCTCATCATTCTAAGCACCCTCAAGGTGACTCCAGCCCTCTGGAGTTGAGAGTTCTCGCCCGTAAATACTGTCATTAACACGGAGATGTAATACGGAGTGATTGCCAGTAAATCAATGATGTTCAGGGGTCTCTTGACAAACTCACACTTGTTTTTGGAGACGATGAACCTCACGATGCACTCTGCAGTGAACCAACCTATGCAGATAGCTTCAATTATCCTGTCAAGAGAACAAAGGGAgaattgatcattttatttttaagcattttaacaGCTCTTAGATATCTTCAGATAATACTACATTGACATACTAATTCAGTTACTTTTtccagaaaacataaagaacagaCAGCATTACCAACATCATCAGACCCACCAGGACACAACAGAACAACAAatataattcaaatgaaaattgaACTTGATAAAGTTTCTATTTATACACTGCATGTGgtaccactatttttttttttttttgcttgtcaccaattctttaaaaaacttgatctcttatttgttgttttaaaattaccTTATATGC from Neofelis nebulosa isolate mNeoNeb1 chromosome 9, mNeoNeb1.pri, whole genome shotgun sequence includes these protein-coding regions:
- the KCNG3 gene encoding potassium voltage-gated channel subfamily G member 3 isoform X5, whose translation is MTFGRSGAASVVLNVGGARYSLSRELLKDFPLRRVSRLHGCRSERDVLEVCDDYDRERNEYFFDRHSEAFGFILLYVRGHGKLRFAPRMCELSFYNEMIYWGLEGAHLEYCCQRRLDDRMSDTYTFYSADEPGALGRDEVRPGGAEAAPSRRWLERMRRTFEEPTSSLAAQILASVSVVFVIVSMVVLCASTLPDWRAAAADNRSLDDRSRIIEAICIGWFTAECIVRFIVSKNKCEFVKRPLNIIDLLAITPYYISVLMTVFTGENSQLQRAGVTLRVLRMMRIFWVIKLARHFIGLQTLGLTLKRCYREMVMLLVFICVAMAIFSALSQLLEHGLDLETSNKDFASIPAACWWVIISMTTVGYGDMYPITMPGRILGGVCVVSGIVLLALPITFIYHSFVQCYHELKFRSARYSRSLSAEFLN